The following proteins come from a genomic window of Anabas testudineus chromosome 3, fAnaTes1.2, whole genome shotgun sequence:
- the leo1 gene encoding RNA polymerase-associated protein LEO1 — protein MADMDELFGSDGESDNDQRESGSGSGSDSEQERPRSASNASGSGSDSERERDDDDDEDEGQEGGKPSMNKELFGDDSEDDQRSQRSGSDNQSERSGNQSDASINSDQGEMDHSDAEQHSGSERGHRDEDEDDDDGGHRSDPGSPAGSGMSGAGSPRSERGSVRSDRSLHSDPGTPQSGPGTPHSDGEASGRENQSDDEKWERGVKSDQSEDDEEKRHYSDEERENSDDEGPRNRKSESAKGSDSEDDFIRQKTKPKPAASDSDSDSDIGTKKANKAAADDLFGEADDISSDSDAEKPLTPGQPLDTEDGMEGEQADEEPAPETRIEVEIPKVSTDLGSDLYFVKLPNFLSVEPRPFDPQYYEDEFEDEEMLDEEGRTRLKLKVENTIRWRAKRDEEGNEMRESNARIVKWSDGSMSLHLGNEVFDVYKAPLQGDHNHLFIRQGTGLQGQAVFKTKLTFRPHSTDSATHRKMTLSLADRCSKTQKIRILPMAGRDPESHRNEMIKKEEERLRASIRRESQQRRMREKQHQRGLSSSYLEPDRYDDEEEGEEAISLAAIKNKFKGGGGLREERARIYSSDSDEGSDDDKAQRLMKAKKLDSDEEGEGSGKRKAEDDEEVSTKKPKKYVISDEEEEEEEDD, from the exons ATGGCGGACATGGATGAATTGTTCGGGAGTGATGGAGAAAGCGACAATGATCAGCGAG AGTCTGGCTCCGGCTCCGGCTCAGACTCAGAACAAGAGAGACCCCGATCCGCCAGCAACGCGTCCGGCAGCGGCAGCGACAGTGAGCGAGAAAGAgacgacgacgatgatgaagatgaaggccAGGAAGGGGGGAAACCCAGCATGAATAAA GAATTATTTGGAGATGACAGTGAGGACGATCAACGCAGCCAACGCAGCGGCAGCGACAACCAGTCTGAACGCTCGGGCAACCAGTCGGATGCCAGCATAAACTCAGACCAGGGGGAGATGGATCACTCTGATGCAGAGCAGCACAGTGGCTCCGAGCGCGGCCATCGAGATGAGGATGAAGACGACGACGATGGTGGCCACCGGTCAGATCCAGGAAGCCCGGCTGGCAGTGGGATGTCTGGAGCAGGGAGTCCCCGCTCTGAGAGGGGCAGTGTCCGTTCAGACAGAAG TCTTCACAGTGATCCTGGGACTCCACAGTCTGGGCCAGGCACCCCTCACTCTGATGGAGAAGCTTCTGGCAGAGAGAACCAGTCAGATGATGAGAAGTGGGAAAGAGGAGTTAAGAGCGACCAGTCAGAGGATGATGAGGAGAAACGTCATTACTCtgatgaagaaagagagaactCTGATGATGAAGGGCCAAGGAACAGGAAGTCAG AGTCTGCGAAGGGCAGTGATAGCGAAGATGACTTCATCAGacagaaaaccaaaccaaaacctGCTGCCTCTGATTCCGATTCAGACAGTGATATTGGAACAAAGAAAG CAAATAAGGCTGCAGCAGATGACCTGTTCGGAGAGGCTGATGACATTTCTTCAGACAGCGATGCAGAGAAGCCTCTCACTCCGGGACAGCCCCTG gacACAGAGGATGGGATGGAGGGAGAGCAGGCAGACGAGGAGCCTGCGCCCGAAACTCGTATTGAAGTAGAGATCCCAAAAGTCAGCACAGACCTTGGATCTGACCTTTATTTCGTCAAGCTGCCCAACTTCCTGTCTGTAGAGCCCAG ACCTTTTGATCCTCAGTACTATGAGGATGAATTCGAGGATGAAGAAATGCTGGATGAAGAGGGACGGACCAGGCTTAAACTAAAA GTGGAAAACACAATTCGGTGGCGAGCCAAGAGAGACGAAGAGGGAAACGAAATGCGAGAGAGCAATGCACGCATTGTCAAATGGTCTGATGGCAG CATGTCCCTCCACCTGGGAAACGAAGTGTTTGATGTTTACAAAGCTCCTCTCCAGGGAGACCACAACCACCTGTTTATCCGACAGGGCACTGGACTGCAGGGACAGGCTGTGTTCAAAACCAAACTCACATTCAG ACCCCACTCCACAGACAGCGCCACCCACAGGAAGATGACTCTGTCTCTGGCTGACCGTTGCTCTAAAACGCAGAAGATCAGAATCCTACCAATGGCCGGACGGGATCCTGAGTCTCATCGCAATGAAATGATCAAG AAAGAAGAGGAGCGGCTGCGAGCTTCTATCCGCAGGGAATCCCAGCAGAGGAGAATGAGGGAGAAGCAGCACCAGAGAGGGCTGAGCAGCAGCTACCTGGAGCCCGACCGCTACGATGACGAGGAGGAGGGCGAGGAGGCCATCAGCCTGGCAGCCATCAAGAACAAATTCAAGGGGGGAGGAGGCCTGAGAG AGGAGCGAGCCAGGATCTATTCATCAGACAGCGATGAAGGCTCTGATGATGATAAAGCCCAAAGGCTGATGAAGGCCAAAAAGCTTGACAGCGATGAG GAGGGTGAGGGATCAGGCAAGAGAAAAGCAGAGGATGATGAGGAAGTTTCCACCAAGAAGCCCAAGAAATATGTTATCAGCgacgaagaggaggaagaagaggaggacgatTAA
- the tmod2 gene encoding tropomodulin-2, with protein MALSYKKDLDKYKDLDEDEILNKLSAEELKQLESALEEMDPENALLPAGLRQKDQTAKKATGTFDRERLLKYLEKEAMEYKDRDDIVPFTGEKKGKVFVPKQKPIETRQEEVTTLDPELEEALSSATDTELCDLAAILGVHTLVTSSQTYDGTGTKEGYNNVIKGEKMNPVFDEPPNPTNVEETLQRIKNNDSSLTEVNLNNIKNIPIPTLKDFAKAMEKNTHIKKFSFAATRSNDPIAVAFSEMLRVNKTLRSLNLESNFITGAGVQALVEALRDNDTLTEVKIDNQRQQLGTTVEMEIAKMLEENTSIVKFGYHFTQQGPRSRAAAAITKNNDLVRKKRVEGDL; from the exons ATGGCATTGTCATACAAGAAGGACCTGGACAAGTACAAGGATCTCGATGAAGATGAAATCCTCAACAAACTGTCAGCGGAGGAGCTCAAGCAGCTGGAGTCAGCCCTTGAGGAGATGGACCCTGAG AATGCCCTTCTCCCAGCTGGTTTACGCCAGAAGGACCAGACGGCCAAGAAAGCCACAGGAACATTCGACAGGGAGCGACTCCTCAAATACCTGGAGAAGGAAGCCATGGAGTACAAGGATAGAGATGATATAGTTCCCTTCACTGGGGAgaaaaaag GTAAAGTATTTGTTCCCAAGCAGAAACCAATAGAAACACGCCAGGAGGAAGTCACAACCCTCGATCCAGAATTAGAGGAAGCCCTGTCCAGCGCCACAGATACAGAACTGTGCGATCTAGCAG CGATCCTTGGTGTCCACACTCTTGTGACCAGTAGTCAGACATATGATGGGACTGGAACTAAAGAGGGTTACAACA atGTGATCAAAGGAGAGAAGATGAACCCAGTGTTTGATGAGCCTCCTAATCCCACTAATGTAGAAGAAACTCTGCAAAGGATAAAAAACAATGATAGCTCCTTAACAGAGGTCAACCTCAACAACATTAAG AATATTCCAATTCCGACGCTGAAGGACTTCGCCAAAGCCATGGAGAAGAACACCCACATCAAGAAGTTTAGCTTTGCTGCAACACGGAGTAATGACCCAATAGCTGTG GCATTCAGCGAGATGCTGCGGGTGAACAAGACGTTGCGAAGTTTGAATCTGGAGTCCAACTTTATCACAGGGGCTGGGGTGCAGGCCTTGGTTGAGGCATTGCGAGACAATGACACACTCACAGAGGTCAAGATAGACAACCAG AGGCAGCAGCTAGGTACTACTGTAGAGATGGAAATAGCTAAAATGTTGGAGGAGAACACCAGCATAGTGAAGTTTGGCTACCACTTCACCCAGCAAGGACCTCGCTCCAGAGCAGCCGCAGCCATCACGAAGAACAACGACCTGG TCCGCAAGAAGCGAGTGGAAGGAGACCTGTAA
- the lysmd2 gene encoding lysM and putative peptidoglycan-binding domain-containing protein 2, producing the protein MAEFSPVLPMRDGGGRIGQPIFPRSRSGSESESELSQSLARTKIRSYGSTASVTASLGEKYIEHRVTDSDTLQGIALKYGVTMEQIKRANKLFSNDCIFLKNSLNIPVVSEKRFVFNGLSLESPDGDSEAACQEADTPSIMTQDIEGPSPPPSPPSEDSKPPQPQSQPEELSAKDFLHRLDLQIKQSKQAARRLKEEEVRSKENYTTPTTSYQQT; encoded by the exons ATGGCGGAGTTCTCGCCCGTCCTGCCGATGCGGGATGGAGGAGGACGAATTGGCCAGCCCATCTTCCCTCGGTCCAGGTCGGGCTCCGAGTCCGAGAGCGAACTGTCCCAGAGCCTTGCCCGGACCAAGATCCGCTCGTACGGAAGCACAGCCAGCGTCACGGCCTCTCTGGGGGAGAAATACATAGAGCATCGTGTTACAGACAGCGACACCCTGCAAGGCATTGCTCTCAAGTACGGTGTAACG ATGGAGCAAATCAAGAGAGCCAATAAGTTGTTCAGCAACGACTGCATCTTCTTGAAGAACAGCCTCAACATCCCTGTGGTGTCAGAGAAGCGCTTCGTATTTAACGGACTGTCTCTGGAGTCTCCTGATGGGGACAGTGAAGCAGCATGCCAGGAGGCAGATACACCCTCTATTATGACACAAGATATTGAGGGACCTTCGCCACCCCCTTCCCCACCCAGCGAGGACTCCAAACCCCCCCAGCCTCAGTCCCAGCCAGAGGAGCTGTCAGCCAAAGACTTCTTACACAGACTGGACTTGCAAATTAAACAGTCAAAACAAGCTGCACGCAGactgaaagaagaggaagttaG